A single region of the Aeromicrobium chenweiae genome encodes:
- a CDS encoding RrF2 family transcriptional regulator, which yields MIDLRFPTTLFAMMLIADAAEAGRATVSSTELATKLDNNPSFVRSLVAPLVRDGLLTSVRGRSGGLGLARPASDITLREIYRAAVADKRIWDQRDEMPHVDDVTTNACRYFESLTDEIEDTVVATLGSKTLSDSLADLKSLPPVAA from the coding sequence ATGATTGATCTGAGGTTTCCGACAACGCTTTTCGCCATGATGCTGATCGCCGACGCCGCAGAAGCAGGCAGAGCAACGGTCAGCTCGACCGAGCTTGCGACGAAGCTGGACAACAACCCGAGCTTCGTTCGCTCACTGGTCGCGCCCCTCGTGCGCGACGGACTGCTGACGTCCGTCAGAGGCCGCAGCGGCGGCCTGGGACTCGCCCGACCAGCATCGGACATCACACTGCGTGAGATCTATCGCGCCGCGGTCGCGGACAAGCGGATCTGGGACCAGCGAGACGAGATGCCGCATGTGGACGACGTCACCACGAACGCCTGCCGATACTTCGAGTCGCTCACCGATGAGATCGAGGACACGGTCGTCGCGACGTTGGGCAGCAAGACGCTGTCCGACAGCCTCGCGGATCTCAAGTCCCTCCCGCCCGTCGCCGCCTGA
- a CDS encoding ABC transporter permease — protein MSAFAGARPLLEVSARQDARAVVPWIAGISALSASSVLAYAWIFPDREDRTALAQALGGNPALSLIFGPARDLLTADGFNAWRAGGLGAFFAALMAVLVVVRNSRAAEDSGQAELLASGVMGRQARLGVAVTLGATASVALGIVSFLITVACGGGAAATGILCATFACAGLMFTGVGAVTAQISSDARTATSMGVATAGVLYVLRGYLDSSGAPRWTDWATPFGWLEATRPATENRPWPLLPAVALALLLVAAAFALQERRDFGQGAVATRPGPARGRGVTSPWGLAVRLHRGALAAWLVAFAALGVVFGNLASSIGDVLAANPAIADTLARGATGDRAAALGFIVTILQLTGIIAAVLGVQVALRIRAEEVAGRVEPLLAGSLRRQVYLASNLVVGLAGSALAMVTTGITLGLAGPRDDVSARDVVEQAAATVPAVWLLVAIAFAAVGGAPRVRLIGWVGVVASFGLTILGPTFKLPDWALDISPFRHVPAVTGPSPDWSGLAWLCAVTLVLLTAAFAGFRRRDVL, from the coding sequence ATGAGCGCCTTCGCCGGCGCGAGGCCGCTGCTCGAGGTCTCCGCCCGCCAGGACGCACGCGCCGTCGTGCCGTGGATCGCCGGCATCTCCGCGCTCTCGGCCTCGTCGGTGCTGGCCTACGCCTGGATCTTCCCGGACCGGGAGGACCGCACGGCGCTCGCGCAGGCGCTGGGCGGCAACCCGGCCCTGTCGTTGATCTTCGGTCCGGCCCGCGACCTCCTGACTGCGGACGGCTTCAACGCTTGGCGGGCCGGCGGCCTCGGCGCGTTCTTCGCAGCCCTCATGGCGGTTCTCGTCGTCGTGCGCAACAGTCGCGCGGCCGAGGACTCCGGTCAGGCCGAGCTGCTCGCATCCGGCGTCATGGGTCGCCAGGCCCGCCTGGGCGTGGCGGTGACGCTCGGTGCGACCGCGTCGGTGGCGCTCGGGATCGTCTCGTTCCTGATCACCGTGGCGTGCGGGGGCGGCGCAGCAGCCACGGGCATCCTGTGCGCGACGTTCGCCTGCGCCGGACTCATGTTCACCGGCGTCGGCGCGGTGACCGCTCAGATCTCCTCCGATGCCCGCACCGCGACGAGCATGGGGGTGGCGACCGCCGGCGTCCTGTACGTCCTGCGCGGATATCTCGACTCGAGCGGGGCCCCGCGCTGGACCGACTGGGCGACCCCGTTCGGATGGCTCGAGGCGACCCGGCCGGCCACCGAGAACCGTCCGTGGCCCTTGCTGCCGGCGGTGGCCCTGGCGCTCCTCCTCGTCGCCGCGGCGTTCGCGCTGCAGGAGCGTCGCGACTTCGGCCAGGGCGCCGTCGCCACCCGGCCCGGCCCCGCACGGGGGCGAGGGGTGACGTCCCCGTGGGGACTGGCCGTGCGCCTGCACCGCGGAGCGCTTGCCGCCTGGCTCGTCGCGTTCGCCGCGCTGGGCGTGGTCTTCGGCAACCTGGCGTCCTCGATCGGTGACGTGCTCGCGGCCAACCCCGCCATCGCCGATACCCTCGCCCGCGGCGCGACCGGAGACCGGGCGGCGGCCCTCGGCTTCATCGTGACCATCCTGCAGCTGACCGGCATCATCGCCGCGGTCCTGGGCGTCCAGGTGGCGCTGCGGATCCGGGCCGAGGAGGTCGCCGGGCGGGTCGAGCCCCTGCTGGCAGGATCTCTGCGGCGGCAGGTCTACCTCGCGAGCAACCTGGTGGTCGGCCTGGCCGGCTCCGCCCTCGCCATGGTGACCACCGGGATCACCCTGGGCCTCGCCGGGCCCCGGGACGACGTCTCGGCCCGGGACGTCGTCGAGCAGGCCGCCGCCACCGTCCCGGCGGTCTGGCTGCTCGTCGCCATCGCGTTCGCAGCAGTCGGTGGCGCTCCCCGCGTCCGTCTGATCGGCTGGGTGGGCGTCGTGGCGTCGTTCGGGCTCACGATCCTCGGGCCGACGTTCAAGCTGCCGGACTGGGCGCTCGACATCAGTCCCTTCCGCCACGTGCCCGCTGTCACCGGTCCCTCTCCGGACTGGTCGGGCCTGGCCTGGCTGTGTGCGGTGACCCTGGTCCTGTTGACGGCAGCCTTCGCCGGGTTCCGCCGACGAGATGTGCTGTAG
- a CDS encoding acetoacetate decarboxylase family protein produces the protein MGVNAYPAEPWDLHGHAYIGVWLVPVKDLPAPHSSATRPITLFGRGIVSAAFFVYEQPSPLTYDEIMSTVLVRQGWRPRVSITHIWVNSPASRDGGRELWAIPKELADFSVVPHRSYDADGIGSLDVPRVRRLPFGVPLGFRIAQDRAGTLQVSPVRGRIRLGVARGRWSFSPGGPIGFLAGRRPLLTLAARPFRLLFGSR, from the coding sequence GTGGGCGTGAACGCGTACCCGGCCGAGCCGTGGGACCTGCACGGCCACGCGTACATCGGCGTGTGGCTGGTGCCGGTCAAGGACCTGCCGGCGCCGCACTCGTCCGCGACCCGGCCGATCACCCTGTTCGGGCGCGGCATCGTCTCGGCGGCGTTCTTCGTCTACGAGCAGCCGAGCCCGTTGACGTACGACGAGATCATGTCCACCGTGCTCGTCCGCCAGGGCTGGCGACCGCGTGTGTCGATCACCCACATCTGGGTCAACAGCCCCGCGTCCCGCGACGGGGGACGTGAGCTGTGGGCCATCCCCAAGGAGCTCGCGGACTTCTCGGTCGTGCCGCACCGGTCGTACGACGCCGACGGCATCGGGTCGCTGGACGTGCCACGGGTGCGACGGCTGCCCTTCGGGGTCCCCCTCGGGTTCCGGATCGCCCAGGACCGCGCCGGGACGCTGCAGGTCTCCCCCGTCCGCGGCCGGATCCGGCTCGGGGTCGCCCGTGGACGCTGGTCGTTCTCCCCAGGCGGCCCGATCGGGTTCCTGGCCGGTCGACGCCCGCTGCTCACGCTCGCGGCGCGGCCGTTCCGCCTGCTGTTCGGCAGCCGCTGA
- a CDS encoding flavin-containing monooxygenase, with product MTSIGIIGSGFGAIAVAVELKRAGHTDLRLWERSHDVGGVWRDNTYPGAGCDVPSPLYSYSYEPNSQWTRRYALQEEIHAYIRAVADKHGVTPLVRFGAEVVAAAWDEDAAHWVVTFADRTTSTVDLLVSAVGQLSRPKLPGIDGVESFTGTSFHSAEWNHSFDASGKRVAVVGAGASAVQFVPHLAKDAEQLVVFQRTANYLMPKPDKPYKAWHRGLFKALPVTQRIERGGIWAIMEQFARGLDERSKVGRINKAIAMRHLGKHVTDPVLKAKLTPDYPIGCKRILFSNEFYPALAQPNVDVVTHGVTRVTTTGVVDDAGTEHEVDAIVYGTGFDAQDFLESIDVTGVGGQKLATHWTDGAHAYLGMYVPGFPNLLVTYGPNTNLGGGSIIYMLEAQARHMRQVVDRMEAGSYRTVEVTEEAERAYDRDLTSQLDSSVWSSCDNWYRHPSGRITSNWPGATRPFARATKHLQPEAFTWA from the coding sequence ATGACCTCGATCGGCATCATCGGATCCGGCTTCGGCGCCATCGCCGTCGCCGTCGAGCTCAAGCGCGCGGGGCACACGGACCTGCGCCTGTGGGAGCGCTCGCACGACGTCGGCGGGGTCTGGCGCGACAACACCTACCCCGGGGCGGGCTGCGACGTGCCGTCGCCGCTGTACTCGTACTCGTACGAGCCCAACTCGCAGTGGACCCGCCGCTACGCCCTGCAGGAGGAGATCCACGCGTACATCCGCGCGGTCGCCGACAAGCACGGCGTGACCCCGCTCGTGCGCTTCGGCGCCGAGGTCGTCGCGGCCGCGTGGGACGAGGACGCGGCGCACTGGGTCGTCACGTTCGCGGACCGGACCACCTCGACGGTCGACCTCCTCGTCAGCGCCGTCGGACAGCTCTCCCGGCCCAAGCTGCCCGGGATCGACGGCGTCGAGTCCTTCACCGGCACCTCATTCCACTCCGCGGAGTGGAACCACTCGTTCGACGCGAGCGGCAAGCGGGTCGCCGTGGTCGGAGCCGGGGCCAGCGCGGTCCAGTTCGTCCCCCACCTGGCGAAGGACGCCGAGCAGCTGGTGGTCTTCCAGCGCACCGCGAACTACCTGATGCCCAAGCCGGACAAGCCCTACAAGGCCTGGCACCGGGGCCTGTTCAAGGCGCTACCGGTCACGCAGCGCATCGAGCGCGGCGGCATCTGGGCGATCATGGAGCAGTTCGCACGCGGTCTCGACGAGAGGTCGAAGGTCGGCCGCATCAACAAGGCCATCGCGATGCGTCACCTCGGCAAGCACGTCACCGATCCGGTCCTGAAGGCCAAGCTGACCCCGGACTACCCCATCGGCTGCAAGCGGATCCTGTTCAGCAACGAGTTCTACCCCGCCCTCGCGCAGCCCAACGTCGACGTCGTGACCCACGGCGTCACCCGGGTCACCACCACCGGCGTGGTGGACGACGCCGGGACCGAGCACGAGGTCGACGCGATCGTCTACGGGACGGGATTCGACGCCCAGGACTTCCTGGAGTCCATCGACGTCACGGGCGTGGGCGGACAGAAGCTCGCGACGCACTGGACCGACGGCGCGCACGCCTATCTCGGCATGTACGTCCCCGGCTTCCCGAACCTGCTCGTCACGTACGGCCCCAACACCAACCTCGGCGGGGGCTCGATCATCTACATGCTGGAGGCCCAGGCCCGGCACATGCGCCAGGTCGTCGACCGGATGGAGGCCGGCAGCTACCGGACCGTCGAGGTGACCGAGGAGGCCGAGCGGGCGTACGACCGCGACCTGACCAGCCAGCTCGACAGCTCGGTGTGGAGCTCGTGCGACAACTGGTACCGGCACCCGTCCGGACGCATCACGTCCAACTGGCCCGGGGCGACACGCCCGTTCGCCCGGGCGACCAAGCACCTCCAGCCGGAGGCGTTCACGTGGGCGTGA
- a CDS encoding alkene reductase produces MQITTTRTGSTDTEHLLSPVRVGALELPNRVLMAPMTRKRADEDNVPIPAVAEYYAQRATAGLIITEAAAATPFGAGYGPMVGFFTTSQGAAWREVVDAVHAAGGRIALQLWHVVRARTEEDGAGKGPNWVITDELRPEQLTEDEILAVPRDFGAAARRARELGFDAVELHAGSGNLMDRFLRSSTNRRTDGYGATAAGRARLLLESIEAIAAEIGSDRTGVKLSPIWPVDGRPDPSGREAFAYIFGRLTDIDLAYVHVNRVTDADRTMGADESITVEWMREHYAGTLLAAGAFTREDGERAVASGVVDAVVYGRPFAANPDLPARFAANAPLNGTRRETFYTNGPEGLIDYPTL; encoded by the coding sequence ATGCAGATTACCACGACACGCACCGGTTCCACCGATACCGAGCATCTTCTCAGCCCCGTCAGGGTCGGCGCGCTTGAGCTTCCCAACCGCGTCTTGATGGCACCGATGACCCGCAAACGCGCTGACGAAGACAATGTCCCGATCCCGGCGGTGGCGGAGTACTACGCGCAGCGCGCGACGGCCGGGTTGATCATCACTGAGGCCGCAGCAGCGACTCCGTTCGGTGCTGGATACGGCCCCATGGTCGGGTTCTTCACCACGTCGCAGGGGGCCGCGTGGCGGGAAGTTGTGGATGCTGTCCACGCCGCGGGTGGTCGTATCGCGCTGCAGCTGTGGCACGTGGTGCGTGCGCGCACCGAGGAGGACGGAGCCGGCAAGGGACCGAACTGGGTCATCACCGACGAGCTGCGTCCTGAGCAGCTCACAGAAGATGAGATCCTGGCCGTGCCGAGGGACTTCGGCGCAGCAGCCCGGCGAGCCCGCGAGCTGGGATTCGACGCCGTCGAGCTGCACGCCGGCAGCGGCAACCTGATGGACCGCTTCCTGCGCTCCTCGACCAACCGGCGGACCGACGGCTACGGAGCCACGGCAGCGGGGCGAGCACGCCTTCTGCTCGAGTCGATCGAGGCCATAGCCGCCGAGATCGGGAGCGACCGGACGGGGGTCAAGCTCTCCCCGATCTGGCCAGTGGACGGTCGGCCCGATCCGAGCGGGCGCGAGGCATTCGCGTACATCTTCGGTCGTCTCACCGACATCGATCTGGCCTATGTGCACGTCAACAGGGTCACGGATGCGGATCGCACCATGGGCGCAGACGAAAGCATCACTGTGGAATGGATGCGTGAGCACTATGCCGGCACCCTGCTCGCAGCTGGCGCTTTCACTCGCGAGGACGGGGAGCGAGCCGTCGCCAGTGGAGTGGTCGACGCGGTCGTCTACGGCCGCCCGTTCGCGGCCAACCCCGATCTGCCTGCTCGCTTCGCCGCCAACGCACCGCTCAACGGAACACGGCGGGAGACGTTCTACACCAACGGGCCGGAGGGGCTCATCGACTACCCGACGCTGTGA
- a CDS encoding sigma-70 family RNA polymerase sigma factor codes for MAEHDLVRALDLDMTLDDLEDGALVELTRQGSNEAYAVLYDRYVYSARRLARHLGQREESDDVVADAFAQILGLLQRGKGPDSAFRAYLFTAIRHECGRRAKAVKRVVPTDDDTVIDSAVPFGAGDLDDFEKTAVRAAYESLPERWRTVLWHLDVEGRKPNELADALGLKPNSVSALVYRARAGLRDAYLQQHVSADDESGGRSCQVVREHLAAVVRRTATRREQEKVHAHLETCEACMAVYLDLQEVNREVGATGAPVALGVVAGGGVALAVSSGATAQLLAAAKGALVAVAAPATAAVATGAAVLAVSVPSGWPSQPTATDDRAAAVPTRPAPAGVGASRAAAAPTVDSATVLPLRARVATSARAVAPAPATSVPAPSGVAPTAPSVARTTPSVAPSVPATDGAKPVSSPGLDVGVAKVAAGSRRLDVSVGPVALSTQDVTDRLREAAPRTTRVLETVLGVAGE; via the coding sequence ATGGCTGAACACGATCTGGTGCGTGCGCTCGACCTCGACATGACGCTCGACGACCTCGAGGACGGCGCGCTCGTCGAGCTGACCCGGCAGGGGAGCAACGAGGCGTACGCGGTGCTCTACGACCGGTACGTCTACAGCGCCCGGCGCCTGGCGCGTCACCTCGGTCAGCGAGAGGAGTCCGACGACGTCGTCGCGGACGCGTTCGCGCAGATCCTCGGGCTGCTGCAGCGTGGCAAGGGCCCGGACAGCGCGTTCCGCGCCTATTTGTTCACCGCGATCCGCCACGAGTGCGGCCGTCGCGCCAAGGCCGTCAAGCGGGTCGTGCCGACGGACGACGACACCGTCATCGACAGTGCGGTGCCGTTCGGGGCCGGCGACCTGGACGACTTCGAGAAGACCGCGGTCCGTGCCGCCTACGAGTCGCTGCCCGAGCGCTGGCGCACCGTCCTGTGGCACCTGGACGTCGAGGGCCGCAAGCCGAACGAGCTCGCCGACGCCCTGGGCCTGAAGCCCAACAGCGTGTCCGCGCTGGTGTACCGGGCCCGTGCGGGCCTGCGGGACGCCTACCTGCAGCAGCACGTCAGCGCGGACGACGAGTCCGGCGGCCGCAGCTGCCAGGTCGTCCGCGAGCACCTGGCCGCCGTGGTCCGGCGCACCGCCACCCGGCGCGAGCAGGAGAAGGTGCACGCGCACCTGGAGACCTGCGAGGCGTGCATGGCGGTCTACCTCGACCTGCAGGAGGTCAACCGCGAGGTCGGCGCGACCGGTGCGCCCGTCGCACTCGGTGTCGTCGCCGGCGGGGGCGTGGCCCTGGCCGTCTCGAGCGGAGCCACCGCCCAGCTCCTCGCCGCAGCCAAGGGGGCGCTCGTGGCCGTCGCCGCGCCGGCGACGGCGGCTGTCGCGACCGGTGCCGCGGTGCTCGCCGTGTCCGTGCCGTCGGGCTGGCCGTCGCAGCCGACGGCGACGGACGACCGCGCCGCCGCCGTCCCGACCCGTCCCGCTCCCGCCGGGGTGGGCGCCTCCCGTGCGGCGGCCGCGCCCACGGTCGACTCGGCCACGGTGCTCCCGCTCAGGGCACGGGTCGCGACCTCCGCGCGTGCCGTGGCCCCCGCGCCGGCGACGTCCGTCCCTGCGCCGAGCGGCGTCGCACCGACCGCGCCGTCGGTCGCACGGACCACGCCGTCAGTCGCGCCGTCCGTGCCTGCGACGGACGGCGCGAAGCCGGTGTCGTCGCCGGGTCTCGACGTCGGGGTGGCGAAGGTCGCAGCCGGCTCGCGGAGACTCGACGTCTCGGTCGGTCCCGTCGCGCTCTCCACGCAGGACGTCACCGACCGCCTCAGGGAGGCGGCGCCGAGGACGACACGGGTCCTCGAGACGGTCCTGGGCGTCGCGGGGGAGTAG
- a CDS encoding TetR/AcrR family transcriptional regulator, whose amino-acid sequence MTTRSRLAPAERRQQIIDAARVLYSDRAYDDVSTAELAEAAGVARGLINHYFGDKRELFLEVMRGSILMPTQALPDYDGRTLEERARLTMDWILDAATTYGQAWVAASGAANLHGASDVQAVVDEADDRAARLVLDALGLPDSPHLRARLRPMAALTKAVCREWLQRKTYSRDEALDLLTDSVLLFVHDHAPTKEVP is encoded by the coding sequence GTGACCACCCGTTCGCGTCTCGCGCCCGCCGAGCGTCGTCAGCAGATCATCGACGCCGCCCGGGTGCTGTACTCCGACCGCGCGTACGACGACGTGTCCACCGCCGAGCTCGCGGAGGCCGCCGGCGTCGCCCGCGGCCTCATCAACCACTACTTCGGCGACAAGCGCGAGCTGTTCCTCGAGGTCATGCGCGGCTCGATCCTCATGCCGACGCAGGCGCTCCCGGACTACGACGGACGCACGCTCGAGGAGCGCGCCCGGCTCACGATGGACTGGATCCTCGACGCCGCGACGACGTACGGGCAGGCCTGGGTCGCCGCGAGCGGCGCGGCCAACCTCCACGGCGCCTCTGACGTGCAGGCCGTCGTGGACGAGGCGGACGACCGCGCGGCGCGCCTCGTGCTGGACGCGCTCGGGCTGCCGGACTCGCCGCACCTGCGCGCCCGTCTGCGACCCATGGCGGCGCTGACCAAGGCAGTCTGTCGCGAGTGGCTGCAGCGCAAGACGTACTCACGCGACGAGGCCCTCGACCTGCTCACCGACAGCGTCCTGCTGTTCGTCCACGACCACGCTCCCACGAAGGAAGTCCCATGA
- a CDS encoding FAD-dependent oxidoreductase — MTQRDYDVIVIGSGFGGSVAALRLTEKGYRVGVLEMGRRFADDELPQTSWRLSRYMWAPWARCFGIMRLTLLKDVLIASGTGVGGGSLVYANTLYEPLDPFYRDRQWAHITDWKDELAPHYVQAKKMLGVSAYPGTTPADDLMSTLAKEYGVGDTFHASDVGVLFGDEPGVDVPDPFFGGAGPARRTCIDCGACMTGCRHNAKNTTVKNYLHLAEGAGAEVHPMTTVTDVRPIASATAGGAPRYEVRTQRTGNRLRRATFTADQVVFAGNALNTQNLLHRLKRRSLPHLSDRIGELSRTNSEAVLSARSSDHDADYTPGVAITSSFHPDEHTHVEPVRYGHGSNALALINMALPDRPGPGGRLRAVVRGYRVLGLRGALRVHKPRRWAEQSIVVLVMQSLDNSITTYLKRGPFGRRMTSKQGVGEPNPPYIPVADRVARDIAERIGGHPGSSIGELAGVPLTAHFLGGCVIGETRDAGVIDPYQRVFGHEGLHISDGSAITANLGVNPSLTITAQSERAMSLWPNKGEADPRPALGAPYVRVEPVAPVRPAVPAGAPAALLLPIPVVPRR; from the coding sequence ATGACTCAGCGTGACTACGACGTGATCGTGATCGGATCCGGTTTCGGCGGCAGCGTGGCGGCCCTCCGGCTGACCGAGAAGGGCTACCGCGTCGGTGTCCTCGAGATGGGGCGCCGGTTCGCCGACGACGAGCTGCCGCAGACGTCGTGGCGCCTGAGCCGGTACATGTGGGCGCCCTGGGCGCGCTGCTTCGGCATCATGCGCCTGACGCTGCTCAAGGATGTCCTGATCGCCAGCGGCACCGGTGTCGGCGGCGGGTCGCTGGTCTACGCCAACACGCTCTACGAACCGCTGGACCCGTTCTACCGCGACCGCCAGTGGGCCCACATCACGGACTGGAAGGACGAGCTCGCGCCGCACTACGTGCAGGCCAAGAAGATGCTCGGCGTGTCCGCGTACCCCGGCACGACCCCGGCCGACGACCTCATGTCGACCCTGGCGAAGGAGTACGGGGTCGGCGACACGTTCCACGCCTCCGACGTGGGTGTGCTCTTCGGGGACGAGCCGGGCGTGGACGTCCCCGACCCGTTCTTCGGCGGCGCGGGTCCCGCGCGACGCACCTGCATCGACTGCGGAGCCTGCATGACCGGCTGCCGCCACAACGCCAAGAACACGACCGTGAAGAACTACCTGCACCTCGCCGAGGGCGCGGGAGCCGAGGTCCACCCGATGACGACCGTGACGGACGTCCGGCCGATCGCGTCCGCCACTGCGGGCGGCGCGCCCCGGTACGAGGTGCGCACCCAGCGCACCGGCAACCGGCTGCGTCGCGCGACGTTCACCGCGGACCAGGTCGTCTTCGCCGGCAACGCGCTCAACACCCAGAACCTCCTGCACCGGCTCAAGCGGCGCTCGCTCCCGCACCTGTCGGACCGCATCGGCGAGCTGAGCCGGACGAACTCCGAGGCCGTCCTCTCCGCGCGCTCCTCGGACCACGACGCCGACTACACGCCCGGCGTGGCGATCACGTCCTCGTTCCACCCCGACGAGCACACGCACGTCGAGCCGGTCCGGTACGGGCACGGCTCGAACGCGCTCGCGCTCATCAACATGGCCCTGCCGGACCGTCCCGGTCCCGGCGGACGGCTGCGCGCGGTGGTCCGCGGCTACCGGGTCCTGGGCCTGCGGGGTGCCCTGCGGGTGCACAAGCCACGGCGCTGGGCCGAGCAGTCGATCGTCGTGCTCGTGATGCAGTCGCTGGACAACTCGATCACGACCTACCTCAAGCGGGGGCCCTTCGGCCGCCGGATGACGAGCAAGCAGGGCGTCGGCGAGCCCAACCCGCCGTACATCCCGGTCGCGGACCGCGTCGCGCGGGACATCGCCGAGCGGATCGGCGGGCACCCCGGCAGCTCGATCGGTGAGCTCGCGGGCGTGCCGCTGACCGCTCACTTCCTGGGTGGCTGCGTCATCGGCGAGACTCGGGACGCGGGCGTCATCGACCCCTACCAGCGCGTCTTCGGGCACGAGGGGCTGCACATCTCCGACGGCTCGGCCATCACCGCGAACCTCGGGGTGAACCCGTCGCTGACGATCACCGCGCAGTCGGAGCGGGCGATGTCGCTGTGGCCCAACAAGGGCGAGGCCGATCCGCGCCCGGCGCTGGGCGCGCCGTACGTGCGGGTCGAGCCGGTCGCGCCCGTCCGACCGGCGGTGCCCGCGGGTGCGCCGGCGGCCCTGCTGCTGCCGATCCCGGTCGTCCCGCGCCGCTGA
- a CDS encoding ABC transporter ATP-binding protein, translated as MPPEAEQDMPAVRTRGLVKTFGSFRALDGLDLEVRPGEVHGFLGPNGAGKSTTIRVLLGLLRANGGTAQLLGGDPWRDVVDLHRRLAYVPGDVVLWPALSGGEAIDLLGRLRGGLDETRRAALVERFELDPTKRGRQYSKGNRQKVAIVAALSSDVELLILDEPTSGLDPLMEAVFQDEIARVKATGTTILLSSHIMSEVEALADRVSIIRAGTIVQTGTLEDLRGQTTVAVTATLGRPPGDLSALGVFREASIHHGRFTGSVASPRVSDAMAALLPYDVTGLTVTPPSLEQLFLEQYVTAPSGRAGR; from the coding sequence ATGCCTCCCGAAGCAGAGCAGGACATGCCCGCCGTGCGCACGCGCGGGCTGGTCAAGACGTTCGGCTCGTTCCGGGCACTGGACGGCCTCGACCTGGAGGTGCGGCCCGGCGAGGTCCACGGATTCCTCGGACCCAACGGAGCCGGCAAGTCGACCACCATCCGGGTCCTGCTCGGTCTGCTGCGGGCCAACGGCGGCACGGCGCAGCTGCTGGGAGGCGATCCGTGGCGAGACGTCGTGGACCTGCACCGCCGGCTCGCCTACGTCCCGGGTGACGTCGTGCTGTGGCCGGCACTGTCCGGAGGCGAGGCCATCGACCTGCTGGGCAGGCTACGAGGAGGTCTCGACGAGACCAGGCGGGCTGCGCTCGTCGAGCGGTTCGAGCTCGACCCGACCAAACGTGGCCGCCAGTACTCCAAGGGCAACCGCCAGAAGGTCGCCATCGTGGCCGCCCTCTCCTCCGACGTCGAGCTCCTGATCCTGGACGAGCCCACCTCGGGCCTGGACCCGCTCATGGAGGCGGTCTTCCAGGACGAGATCGCGCGGGTCAAGGCGACGGGTACGACGATCCTGCTGTCCAGCCACATCATGAGCGAGGTCGAGGCGCTCGCCGACCGCGTCAGCATCATCCGGGCCGGCACGATCGTGCAGACCGGCACGCTCGAGGACCTGCGAGGGCAGACCACGGTCGCGGTGACGGCGACGCTCGGTCGCCCTCCCGGCGATCTCTCGGCTCTGGGCGTCTTCCGAGAGGCGTCCATCCACCACGGGCGGTTCACCGGCAGCGTCGCGTCCCCCCGTGTCAGCGACGCGATGGCGGCCCTGCTGCCGTACGACGTGACCGGCCTGACCGTCACCCCGCCCTCCCTCGAGCAGCTGTTCCTCGAGCAGTACGTGACGGCGCCGTCCGGTCGAGCCGGGCGATGA
- a CDS encoding alpha/beta hydrolase-fold protein: MTRSRFTRHGLVVVACSVLVLGVAACDSSGGSDSGSGSGKASSTPSRTGPDDAQPPPTSADATELAAQVRSKFTQETYRDSSSGKTLPYNIFLPEGYSSSKEYPVVLFIGDSSLVGQDVTAPLSQYGALVWASDRDQQEHESIVLVPEYPSVIIDDRDGYSTTEYVEMTARFLQSIEDKYSVDENSIYGTGQSMGCMTILYLAAKDPDLFAAELLVSGQWDKGQLKGLVSQKFFYIAAGGDSRSVAGQKDLEALMKDTRTPYGTATFDATWSERRLNEAAEKLLGDGDSANFATFETGTVLEAGGHQSDGPGPGGGVAEHMASFEPAYKIPAVRDWLFEQTDD, from the coding sequence ATGACACGATCCCGGTTCACTCGTCATGGTCTCGTCGTGGTCGCCTGCAGCGTCCTGGTCCTGGGCGTGGCCGCCTGTGACTCCTCGGGCGGCAGCGACTCCGGCTCCGGGTCCGGCAAGGCGTCCTCGACGCCCAGCCGGACGGGCCCGGACGACGCGCAGCCACCGCCGACCAGCGCCGACGCCACCGAGCTGGCAGCCCAGGTCAGGAGCAAGTTCACCCAGGAGACCTACCGGGACTCGAGCAGCGGCAAGACGCTGCCGTACAACATCTTCCTTCCCGAGGGCTACAGCTCCTCGAAGGAGTACCCGGTGGTGCTGTTCATCGGGGACTCGAGCCTGGTCGGGCAGGACGTGACGGCGCCGTTGTCGCAGTACGGCGCCCTCGTCTGGGCCAGCGACCGGGACCAGCAGGAGCACGAGAGCATCGTGCTGGTGCCGGAGTACCCCAGCGTCATCATCGACGACCGTGACGGCTACTCGACGACCGAGTACGTCGAGATGACCGCCCGGTTCCTGCAGTCGATCGAGGACAAGTACAGCGTCGACGAGAACAGCATCTACGGGACGGGCCAGTCGATGGGATGCATGACGATCCTGTACCTGGCGGCGAAGGACCCCGACCTCTTCGCTGCCGAGCTCCTCGTGTCGGGACAGTGGGACAAGGGCCAGCTGAAGGGTCTGGTCTCGCAGAAGTTTTTCTACATCGCGGCCGGCGGTGACTCCCGGTCCGTCGCGGGGCAAAAGGACCTCGAGGCACTGATGAAGGACACCAGGACGCCCTACGGCACCGCCACGTTCGACGCGACCTGGTCCGAGCGCCGGCTGAACGAGGCGGCGGAGAAGCTGTTGGGCGACGGCGACTCAGCGAACTTCGCGACGTTCGAGACCGGTACCGTCCTCGAGGCCGGCGGGCACCAGTCGGACGGGCCCGGCCCCGGGGGCGGCGTGGCCGAGCACATGGCGTCCTTCGAGCCTGCCTACAAGATCCCCGCGGTCCGGGACTGGCTGTTCGAGCAGACGGACGACTGA